ATTAGTCCAAGTATATGGTCCAGGAGTCGCATCACCAAAAGTAGTACTACTGAAAGCATCAAATCCGTTAATGATCGCACTTTCAGCAAGAGGACAATCAGTTGCTTCGTATACGGTAGCTTCTCCGGAAGCTTGTGGGTTTTCCACAACATCTGCTCCGTTAAAAACCACTGTATCACCGGATTGAGCTCCTAAAATTTCTACGATCGCAATCGGGTGATTTACGAATGGAATTCTTCCCCAAGTTACCGTAGTAGCTCCGCCACCTTTAGTAGTTCGAGTACGATTCACACCGATAGCAGCCTTACCAGGGAAATCTACTAAACAGTCTCCCCCTCCACTCAAAGCGCTGATGATTGCCAAATTGTTTAGGTCGTCACCATCATCTTTTTTACAATCAACGAAAGAAGCCGAGAGTAAAAGCACCAATAATAGCCAGATAGCTTTTTGTTTCATTTGAGTTTGTCTCCACAGAACAGTCGTTCCTAATACCCGTTTTTCAAGAATAGGTCTGAGTTTCAATCTCAATAAATATATAAAATCGAAAATTGATATATAATTCTGCCAATCTGACGCAATAATTTGATAAAAAGACAGGTTTCCTACATTTTTTTCTTAGGTGATGGAACCTGCGCAGGAAGAGCCTGCCCCCGCAGTGCATCCATAACAATGTTGGTGTAATAAGATCTCTCTGGAATCCAGTATGGATTTGTTGAATTCTGAAATTTTACTTACCTTACCTTCCAACTTCATATC
The Leptospira johnsonii genome window above contains:
- a CDS encoding LIC20153 family lipoprotein, translating into MKQKAIWLLLVLLLSASFVDCKKDDGDDLNNLAIISALSGGGDCLVDFPGKAAIGVNRTRTTKGGGATTVTWGRIPFVNHPIAIVEILGAQSGDTVVFNGADVVENPQASGEATVYEATDCPLAESAIINGFDAFSSTTFGDATPGPYTWTNTVAGSYYFLLYIVGTSEIATTVTYSN